The stretch of DNA gagggatattctggctaggaaagatctggtatgtaagcgatcctcgtgatccacctctctttcctgggaattgaacttagtgtgatttttcagtacaataattttactctttcacacgcttccgcgcaacaacaTCCCATTGTTTATTTCTTCATCGGCGCTCCACCGGAACTTGATGATGTTAAGACCCAGACTTGTCTTGTTTAGCATCTTTGCCCTTACTTTATCCCCAGATGTTTCCGATGGTAGAGCAGGCAAAAGCAACCACTGCGGCCCATCTTTGTGTGGACACGTTAATATCAGTCACCCTTTCCGACTAAAAGGTCAGCCTCGTCGATGTGGTGACCGTAGGTTTGAATTAGAGTGCAAGAGAAACCGCACCAGTTTTCCCATGAAATACGGAAACTTTTATGTCCTAAACATCTCTTATGTTGACCGAACGCTTCGACTTGTGGATGTGAGTCTGGTCGATGAAAACTGCTCAATTCCTCGCAGTTCCATTGTCGATTCTTCAGACAGCTATCTAGAACACATAATAGCGAATGGAGCAGACACCATGTATCTGGTAAATTGCACGACAAGGATGAAGTCTTCTTCAGTTTATGTCGATGCTTCTCGTTGCCCAACCAATAGCTCTTCTTCTCCTTGGACCTACTTCTACTTTCTGGTCTCGTTTTCAAATATATCCGATTTCGATCATTCGTGCAGATTTATAGCCCAGTTTCCTGTCATGCTTTCCAATATTAGTGGCTTATCCCCTTCTTACATTTACAAAAACCTGTTGGAAGGCGTCGAGGTGTCCTGGTATCGTTTTTGGCCTTCAAACCCGATTCTCAAAGTGTAAGAGACTTCGATCTTTAGATTCTTTCAATCTATAACTTTTCAAGGCCTTATTTATTGATTGGTTGCTTTTTTTTCCTGGGGGGGTATTCTAGCTTGCTACAGTTGCTACTTCCAATTGCAGCATACATAGTAACCATTGCGAACTTTCTTCAGCAGGGAAGCATCAACTATTATACTCCTTATCATAAAGGTTAATGTTTCAGATTTCATAAGTATCTGTATTTATTGGATTTGCCCTTGAATTGCATTCAAGTTAGTAATACTATTGTTGAATTGGTGTTTTAAACAGCATCCTTCTTAGTTTGTTTTGCAGTATCAGGTAAATCTCTTTCCCCGCCCCACTTTTTTATGttatctttataaaataatcatgAATGCTGATTTATCCTTGTGTATGCCCCTTGATGGGCAAGCAGCTGGCATATTATTAGCGAGAACTTTGTTGGGGATATTCTGCCTCATTACACTTGTTATACACAAACTAAGGAGGAGGCATTTATCGATGGATGATAATATTGAGAACTTTCttaaaagtcaaaataatttAATACCAATTCGATATTCGTATTCTGAAATAAAAAGAATTACGGAAGGTTTTAAAGTTAAATTAGGTCAAGGAGGTTATGGTTCTGTGTTTAAAGGAAAGCTTCGCAGTGGTCGGCTAGTGGCAATAAAAATGTTGGATAAATCCAAAGCAAATGGAGAAGATTTCATCAATGAAGTTGCTACTATTGGAAGGATTCATCATATTAATGTAGTGCAACTTATTGGATTTTGTGTAGAGAGATCAAAACAAGCTCTTGTATATGATTTTATGGTGAATGGGTCTttggataaaattatattttcaaagGAGAATTGCACTTTAAGTTGGCAAAAATTATTTGAGGTTGCACTAGGTGTGGCTCGAGGGATTGAATACTTGCACAGGGGTTGTCaaatgcaaattttgcattttgATATCAAGAAATTTTGCATTTTGATATCAAGCCGCACAACATTCTTTTGGACGAAAACTTTATCCCTAAAGTTTCTGATTTTGGTCTTGCAAAATTATATTCAGTGGATGATAGTATTATTTCTCTCACAGCGGCTCGTGGTACATTAGGATACATTGCTCCTGAATTATTTTACAGAAATATTGGAGGCATCTCATATAAAGCCGATATTTATAGTTTTGGAATGTTATTAATGGAAATGGTGGGAAGAAGAAAGAATTTGAATGCATTTGATGATCATTCTAGTCAAATTTATTTTCCGTCATGGATTTATGATCGATTTGAACAAAGAGAGAACATAGAATTAGGGGATGAAACAGAAGTTGATGACAAAATAGCAAGGAAGATGATAATGGTTGCATTTTGGTGCATACAAATGAATCCCACTAATCGTCCTTCAATGAGCAAAGTTTTGGAAATGCTCGAAAATGAACTTGATCACCTTGAATTGCCGTCCAGACCTTCACTATTTTCTCTCGAAAAGTCAATTGAAGATCATGTTAGTAAGAATGTATCGGAGGAACCATCAACGTCAAAAAGTTGTGTGGACCTCTAAgtataatgtttgattttattcGGGCCTTTTATACATATAGTTCTGCAACTGTAAGCTTTTAATTTGTAGCATTTCATGTTCAGTTGTATAATATCCAGCATCATGTAATACAACTATTAATGGATGTGTGTTTTAGACTTTAGCTCCTTAGCTTCATGtttcaattattaaaaatgtCTCCCAGTCACCATATAATGAGTTAATATCAAATTCGTTTAcaattatttagtatataagtGACTCTTAACATTGGGTGATCTCATGAGAAAGTTTTTACTGATCTCTTATTGTAATATGTAATCATGCTGATAAAAGTATGTTGTAATAATTATGAGTGTGGTGTGGCGGTTGCTCACTTCATTTTTAAATCATTTAGTCAAGAATTTGAGTTCCGCTCAAAGAAATGGAACACTTACCAACGATGAATACCTTAATTTT from Gossypium hirsutum isolate 1008001.06 chromosome D04, Gossypium_hirsutum_v2.1, whole genome shotgun sequence encodes:
- the LOC121216197 gene encoding uncharacterized protein, whose protein sequence is MMLRPRLVLFSIFALTLSPDVSDGRAGKSNHCGPSLCGHVNISHPFRLKGQPRRCGDRRFELECKRNRTSFPMKYGNFYVLNISYVDRTLRLVDVSLVDENCSIPRSSIVDSSDSYLEHIIANGADTMYLVNCTTRMKSSSVYVDASRCPTNSSSSPWTYFYFLVSFSNISDFDHSCRFIAQFPVMLSNISGLSPSYIYKNLLEGVEVSWYRFWPSNPILKVLLQLLLPIAAYIVTIANFLQQGSINYYTPYHKASFLVCFAVSGKSLSPPHFFMLSL
- the LOC121216427 gene encoding rust resistance kinase Lr10-like, producing MNADLSLCMPLDGQAAGILLARTLLGIFCLITLVIHKLRRRHLSMDDNIENFLKSQNNLIPIRYSYSEIKRITEGFKVKLGQGGYGSVFKGKLRSGRLVAIKMLDKSKANGEDFINEVATIGRIHHINVVQLIGFCVERSKQALVYDFMVNGSLDKIIFSKENCTLSWQKLFEVALVDDSIISLTAARGTLGYIAPELFYRNIGGISYKADIYSFGMLLMEMVGRRKNLNAFDDHSSQIYFPSWIYDRFEQRENIELGDETEVDDKIARKMIMVAFWCIQMNPTNRPSMSKVLEMLENELDHLELPSRPSLFSLEKSIEDHVSKNVSEEPSTSKSCVDL